One segment of Panicum virgatum strain AP13 chromosome 1K, P.virgatum_v5, whole genome shotgun sequence DNA contains the following:
- the LOC120699401 gene encoding circumsporozoite protein-like — protein sequence MPCCQTLLTAAAAAAASTPVWLHRLHAKEGLSFPSHLNIDDLLYGGRQAQPPPPPTPPVPPPPPSSHHQASLAVVVREPPPKAVAKPKQPQQQPRPPRNPSRPNPSSSNSPQPRQQQLAVVISDVFAVPSSAPPGTPPPKAFRKQSRPRPRTDDDQPISVLPPQPRPHKDKKEKIAKAKKRRRAERAAGADGERTSKTDVTVIDTSIDDWKAAKVLIRRGDIWKVRDKKPSAVSELEDAIAKGKRRAGLVSKLLRDKEKEKLKGKEATIAGYIEAGNGDVTKESEDSDKVLVVLNQSQKAK from the exons ATGCCGTGCTGCCAAACGTTGctcaccgctgccgccgccgccgccgctagcacGCCGGTATGGCTCCACCGGCTGCACGCCAAAGAGGGCCTCTCCTTCCCCTCCCACCTCAACATCGACGACCTCctctatggggggcgacaggcccagcctcccccgcccccgaccccgcccgtgccgccgccgcctccttcctcccATCACCAGGCCAGCCTCGCCGTAGTCGTCAGGGAGCCGCCTCCCAAAGCCGTCGCTAAGCCcaagcagccgcagcagcagccccgcccgccgcgcaATCCCTCGCgaccaaaccctagctctagCAATTCCCCACagccgcggcagcagcagctcgccgtCGTGATCTCCGACGTCTTCGCGGTCccgtcctccgcgccgccgggcaCCCCGCCGCCCAAGGCCTTCCGAAAGCAATCCCGGCCTCGCCCGAGGACCGACGACGACCAGCCGATCTCTGTTCTGCCTCCTCAGCCGCGCCCCCACAAGGACAAGAAGGAAAAGATcgccaaggccaagaagcgcCGTCGGGCGGAGCGCGCCGCGGGGGCCGACGGGGAGCGCACCAGTAAGACCGACGTCACCGTCATTGACACCAGCATTGACGACTGGAAAGCCGCCAAGGTGCTCATCCGCAGGGGCGACATCTGGAAGGTCCGCGACAAGAAGCCTTCTGCAGTGTCTGAATTGGAGGATGCCATCGCCAAGGGCAAGAGGAGGGCTGGCCTTGTCTCCAAGCTGCTGAGAgacaaggaaaaggagaagctTAAGGGGAAAGAAGCAACAATAGCA GGATACATTGAAGCTGGTAATGGAGATGTGACTAAAGAATCAGAGGACTCCGACAAG GTGTTAGTAGTTCTGAACCAGAGCCAGAAGGCCAAATAG
- the LOC120699376 gene encoding putative pentatricopeptide repeat-containing protein At5g43820 — protein MAVRGLLLLNSRSYSGSSFAAAEDMVISSLRLLPSTPLANPPPLPTHPQCIDLPPDPRPPPPPPPTALLLSAADRLRGVFLRKTLGRASLHRALSSTGLDATTALSPEVLADVVNAGDLGGAATVAFFDWAVTNSNPRPSVRTCNIVIRALGRKKFFGFIDDALQIMRRNSVFPDLTTLEIILDSLIAARHVSRAVEVLSTDQFGFGIGRSCYRKEALTILIGCLCRRSHVGLATSLLQAARKELLGLNKHVYNDVMGGLARIGSVDKMQEIWTKMQEDGLVPDEVSHCHLIEALGRAGRTEDALRVFENMVHERYGPTTMAYNALIFNFISIGDLDMCIKYYKDMLDKNCLPNIDTYVKMITAFLKERRVADALQMYEDMLARGVLPNTAVITKFIEPLCTFGPPHAALMIYKKSRKAGCVISLKAYKLLLERLAKFGKIGSVLNIWEEMQECGYQPDKEIYEFIVNGLCNVGKVDAAVSVVEESLRNGFCLGRIVYSKLNNKLLEMDKVETAYNLFKKVKDARALTNSRNYCRANGWHS, from the coding sequence ATGGCGgtccgcggcctcctcctcctcaacagTCGCAGCTACTCCGGctcctccttcgccgccgccgaggacatGGTCATCTcctccctccgcctcctcccttccACTCCCCTTGCCAATCCACCTCCACTCCCCACTCATCCCCAATGCATCGACCTCCCTCCAGACCCCCGtccaccacctccgccgccgcctaccgCCCTGCTTctctccgccgccgaccgcctccGCGGGGTCTTCCTCCGCAAGACGCTGGGTCGCGCCTCGCTCCACCGGGCGCTCTCCTCCACGGGCCTCGATGCCACCACCGCGCTCTCGCCGGAGGTTCTCGCCGATGTCGTCAACGCCGGCGATCTCGGCGGCGCTGCCACCGTCGCCTTCTTCGACTGGGCGGTCACCAATTCCAATCCGCGACCATCCGTCCGCACCTGCAACATCGTCATCAGGGCATTAGGGAGGAAGAAATTCTTCGGTTTCATTGACGATGCCCTGCAGATTATGCGAAGAAATAGCGTCTTCCCGGACctgaccacactggagatcatTTTGGATAGCCTAATTGCCGCCAGGCATGTCAGCAGGGCTGTTGAAGTTCTCAGTACTGACCAATTTGGATTTGGAATTGGGAGATCTTGCTACAGAAAGGAAGCGCTTACTATCCTCATTGGTTGCCTTTGCCGGAGGTCACATGTAGGCCTTGCCACTTCGCTCTTGCAAGCTGCTCGAAAGGAGTTACTTGGTCTCAATAAACATGTGTACAATGATGTGATGGGTGGCTTGGCGAGGATCGGGAGTGTTGATAAGATGCAGGAGATCTGGACAAAGATGCAGGAGGATGGTCTGGTGCCAGATGAGGTCTCACATTGCCATCTGATTGAGGCCTTGGGTAGAGCAGGGCGGACTGAGGATGCACTCAGGGTGTTTGAGAATATGGTGCATGAGAGATATGGTCCAACTACAATGGCCTACAATGCACTTATTTTCAATTTTATCTCCATTGGGGATTTAGACATGTGCATCAAGTACTACAAGGATATGTTGGACAAGAATTGTCTGCCAAACATCGACACATATGTCAAGATGATTACAGCCTTTCTGAAAGAGCGAAGGGTGGCTGATGCACTCCAAATGTATGAGGACATGTTGGCTCGAGGAGTTCTGCCAAATACGGCGGTGATAACAAAATTTATCGAGCCATTGTGTACATTTGGACCGCCTCATGCTGCTTTGATGATTTACAAAAAGAGTAGGAAGGCTGGTTGTGTAATATCCTTGAAAGCTTACAAGCTTTTGCTTGAAAGGCTTGCTAAATTTGGGAAGATTGGAAGTGTTTTGAACATATGGGAAGAGATGCAAGAGTGTGGATATCAACCTGATAAAGAGATTTATGAGTTTATTGTAAATGGGCTTTGCAATGTGGGCAAGGTTGATGCGGCTGTGTCTGTGGTGGAGGAATCACTTCGGAATGGCTTCTGTCTTGGGAGAATTGTTTACAGCAAACTGAACAACAAGCTGTTAGAAATGGACAAAGTTGAGACAGCATATAATCTGTTCAAGAAAGTCAAAGATGCACGAGCACTTACTAACTCACGCAATTATTGTCGTGCTAATGGTTGGCATTCCTGA